A region of Caminicella sporogenes DSM 14501 DNA encodes the following proteins:
- a CDS encoding glycoside hydrolase family 13 protein has translation MNLQAIYHKPKSNFCYAYNENVIHIRLRAEKGDIKKVFLVYGDKYNWNEKQELVMKLTCSDDLYDYFTIEVTPKSKRLAYYFKIEGDNETFYFTEWGLINDINEKEVYLHFFQYPYLNKEDIHIVPEWVKDTVFYQIFPERFFNGDTSNDPDKLTKWGELPTSDSFYGGDLKGIINKLDYLEELGINGIYLTPIFEAPTNHKYDTKDYFKVDSHFGDLEILKELVSKCHERGIKVILDAVFNHCGYFFEPFQDVIKRGEKSPYYDWFHIHKWPIETNPPSYDTFAFTYYMPKLNTANPEVRDYLLKVARYWIDEADIDGWRLDVSDEVSHAFWREFRRVVKEAKEDAYIIGELWLDAYPWLKGDQFDAVMNYPLMRALLQYFAYENISNNQFKELINKIIMRNTMQVNEVMFNLIESHDTSRFLTECNKNVKKLMMAATFLFTYIGTPCIYYGTEIGMEGGYDPDCRRPMEWDKRAWNLELFNYYKKLIKIRKQNKVLRRGSFEWINDLEEIIGFIRKYEEEKVFVLINNYNFDKKVTLKIDGKYIDVLTGEIFKSDNNLDIDIPMYSARILISYNNK, from the coding sequence ATGAATTTACAAGCAATTTATCATAAGCCGAAAAGCAATTTTTGTTATGCATATAATGAGAATGTTATTCATATAAGGTTAAGAGCAGAAAAAGGTGATATAAAAAAAGTTTTTTTAGTGTATGGAGACAAATATAATTGGAATGAAAAACAAGAATTAGTTATGAAATTAACATGTTCTGATGACCTTTATGATTATTTTACAATAGAGGTTACCCCTAAAAGTAAAAGGTTAGCATATTATTTTAAGATTGAAGGAGATAATGAGACTTTTTACTTTACTGAATGGGGATTAATAAATGATATTAATGAAAAAGAAGTATATTTGCATTTTTTCCAATATCCATATTTGAATAAAGAAGATATTCATATAGTACCGGAATGGGTTAAAGATACAGTCTTTTATCAGATATTTCCTGAAAGATTTTTTAATGGTGATACTTCAAACGATCCAGATAAATTAACAAAGTGGGGGGAGTTGCCTACTTCTGATAGTTTTTATGGTGGAGATTTAAAAGGAATTATTAATAAACTTGATTATTTAGAGGAATTAGGTATAAATGGTATTTATCTTACTCCAATATTTGAAGCACCAACTAATCATAAATATGATACTAAAGATTATTTTAAAGTAGATTCTCATTTTGGAGATTTGGAAATTTTAAAGGAATTAGTTTCTAAATGTCATGAAAGAGGTATAAAGGTTATTTTAGATGCAGTATTTAATCATTGTGGTTATTTTTTTGAGCCTTTTCAAGATGTTATAAAAAGGGGAGAAAAATCACCTTATTATGATTGGTTTCATATACACAAATGGCCAATAGAAACAAATCCTCCAAGTTATGATACATTTGCATTTACATATTACATGCCTAAATTAAATACTGCTAATCCAGAAGTAAGAGATTATCTATTAAAAGTTGCTAGGTATTGGATAGATGAAGCAGATATTGATGGCTGGAGATTAGATGTTTCAGATGAAGTGAGTCATGCTTTTTGGAGAGAATTTAGAAGAGTTGTAAAGGAAGCTAAGGAAGATGCATATATAATAGGAGAACTTTGGCTCGATGCTTATCCTTGGCTGAAAGGAGACCAATTTGATGCAGTAATGAATTATCCTCTTATGAGGGCTTTATTGCAGTATTTTGCTTATGAAAACATTTCTAACAATCAGTTTAAAGAACTAATTAATAAAATCATAATGCGAAATACTATGCAAGTTAATGAAGTTATGTTTAATTTAATTGAAAGTCATGATACTTCAAGATTTTTAACAGAATGTAATAAAAATGTAAAAAAATTAATGATGGCAGCTACATTTTTATTTACTTATATTGGAACACCTTGCATATATTATGGAACTGAAATTGGTATGGAAGGTGGATATGACCCAGATTGTAGAAGGCCAATGGAATGGGATAAAAGGGCTTGGAATTTAGAATTATTTAATTATTATAAAAAATTAATTAAAATAAGAAAACAGAATAAAGTATTGAGAAGAGGGAGTTTTGAATGGATTAATGATTTAGAAGAAATAATAGGGTTTATTAGAAAATATGAAGAAGAAAAAGTATTTGTTTTAATTAACAATTATAATTTTGACAAAAAAGTAACATTAAAAATTGATGGTAAATATATTGATGTTTTGACAGGTGAAATTTTCAAATCAGATAATAATTTAGATATTGATATACCTATGTATTCGGCTAGAATACTCATTTCTTACAATAATAAATAA
- a CDS encoding LacI family DNA-binding transcriptional regulator: MPVTIKDVAKLAKVSPSTVSRVISDNPKISNETKKKVFEAMKKLNYYPNAIARSLANKSTKTLGLILPNTEEDLFINPFFIQAMRGISVYAQKKGYYIMYTYSNNEKEEINFIKNYIYSKWVDGIILLTVRENDKCIEYLKDSEKYPFVVVGRPEKSDGILWVDNDNFKAMYDVVNYLINKGHRDIAFIGGPHTLNVTRDRLDGYLRALKVHGISVNEKFIYEQVDFTEIKGYEAMMEILDYKEPSAVVTTDDLIAFGALKAIREKAINKIAVVGFNNTPLAEYQQPKLTSVDIKAEKLGYYAAKLLIGKLENKNIETNHYIIDTELIERESTL, encoded by the coding sequence ATGCCTGTTACAATAAAAGATGTTGCTAAATTGGCAAAAGTATCTCCATCGACTGTTTCTAGAGTTATTTCTGATAATCCAAAAATAAGCAATGAAACGAAGAAAAAAGTGTTTGAGGCAATGAAAAAATTAAATTATTATCCTAACGCAATTGCAAGAAGTTTGGCAAATAAATCAACAAAAACTTTAGGGCTGATATTACCAAATACTGAAGAAGATTTATTTATAAATCCATTTTTTATTCAAGCAATGAGAGGAATAAGTGTTTATGCTCAAAAAAAAGGTTATTATATAATGTATACATATAGTAATAATGAAAAAGAAGAAATAAATTTCATTAAAAATTATATTTACAGTAAATGGGTAGACGGTATAATTCTTTTAACTGTGAGAGAAAACGATAAATGTATTGAATATTTAAAAGATAGTGAAAAATATCCATTTGTAGTAGTTGGTAGACCGGAAAAATCAGATGGAATATTATGGGTAGATAATGATAATTTTAAAGCTATGTATGATGTAGTTAATTACTTAATTAATAAAGGGCATAGAGATATAGCATTTATTGGTGGACCGCATACTCTTAATGTTACTAGAGATAGATTGGATGGATATTTAAGAGCATTAAAGGTACATGGAATTTCTGTTAATGAAAAATTTATCTATGAACAAGTAGACTTTACAGAAATAAAAGGTTATGAAGCTATGATGGAGATTTTAGATTATAAAGAACCTTCTGCTGTTGTTACGACAGATGATTTAATAGCTTTTGGTGCTTTAAAAGCTATAAGAGAGAAAGCAATAAATAAAATAGCTGTTGTTGGGTTTAATAATACGCCTTTAGCTGAATACCAACAGCCAAAACTTACTTCAGTAGATATTAAAGCTGAAAAATTGGGATATTATGCAGCAAAACTATTAATTGGAAAACTTGAAAATAAAAATATAGAAACAAATCATTATATAATCGATACAGAGTTAATAGAAAGAGAATCTACCTTATAA
- a CDS encoding maltose ABC transporter substrate-binding protein — MKKILSFLLIAVLVFSLVGCGSKHEPVQNNQDNNQGNANQKNVSGELIPEPGAKLVVWESEGPESDWIKYAAEKFKEKYGVEVIYEAVANTDAKNKLATDGPAGVGADVFVAPHDHTGELVASGLVQVNDVTANRVKNDFIKAAADSVTFEGQVYGYPLAIETYALFYNKDLVSKVPETYEEIIEFAKKYNNPKENKYALMWDVANAYFSHSFVAGNGGYVFGNGGTNKDDIGLNNEAAVEGAKFMVSLKEILPLNSADTNSQIVDGLFSEGKAAMIINGPWAVKGYQEAGVNFGIVPLPKLPGEKHPASFSGIRAMFVSAYTKYPNAAKLFAKFATSDEMLLKRFEMTKQIPPVKSLMNEDVIKNDKIVAPFLAQAQYAVPMPSIPQMQVVWEPYGAAFASMWDDGVDVKEALDNAVQTIKEAIESQE; from the coding sequence ATGAAAAAAATTTTAAGTTTTTTACTTATTGCAGTATTAGTATTTTCGTTAGTAGGATGTGGTTCTAAACATGAGCCAGTACAAAATAATCAAGATAATAATCAGGGAAATGCAAATCAAAAAAATGTATCAGGGGAGTTAATTCCTGAACCGGGTGCAAAATTAGTTGTTTGGGAAAGTGAAGGTCCAGAGTCAGATTGGATAAAATATGCAGCTGAAAAGTTTAAAGAAAAATATGGTGTAGAGGTTATTTATGAAGCAGTTGCTAATACAGATGCAAAAAATAAATTAGCAACTGATGGACCTGCAGGAGTAGGTGCAGATGTATTTGTTGCTCCACATGATCATACTGGAGAATTAGTAGCTTCAGGTTTAGTGCAAGTTAATGATGTAACTGCTAATAGAGTAAAAAATGATTTTATAAAAGCTGCTGCAGATAGTGTTACTTTTGAAGGGCAAGTATATGGCTATCCACTAGCTATAGAAACTTATGCTTTGTTTTATAATAAAGATTTAGTATCAAAAGTACCTGAAACTTATGAAGAAATTATAGAATTTGCAAAGAAATATAATAATCCAAAAGAAAATAAGTATGCTTTAATGTGGGATGTTGCAAATGCTTATTTTTCACATAGTTTTGTAGCTGGTAATGGGGGTTATGTTTTTGGCAATGGTGGAACAAATAAAGATGATATAGGTTTAAATAATGAAGCTGCTGTTGAAGGTGCTAAATTTATGGTGTCATTAAAGGAAATATTACCATTAAATTCAGCTGATACTAATTCTCAAATTGTAGATGGTTTATTTTCAGAAGGTAAAGCAGCTATGATAATAAATGGACCTTGGGCAGTTAAAGGTTATCAGGAAGCAGGTGTTAATTTTGGCATAGTACCACTTCCAAAATTGCCGGGCGAAAAGCATCCAGCCAGTTTTTCAGGAATTAGAGCAATGTTTGTAAGTGCATATACAAAATATCCAAATGCCGCTAAATTATTTGCTAAATTTGCAACTTCAGATGAAATGTTATTAAAAAGATTTGAAATGACTAAGCAGATACCACCTGTTAAATCTCTTATGAATGAAGATGTCATCAAAAATGATAAAATTGTTGCACCATTTTTAGCTCAAGCTCAATATGCAGTTCCAATGCCTTCTATTCCACAAATGCAAGTTGTATGGGAACCATATGGGGCAGCATTTGCATCAATGTGGGATGATGGAGTAGATGTAAAAGAGGCGTTAGATAATGCAGTTCAAACTATTAAGGAAGCAATAGAATCACAGGAATAA
- a CDS encoding carbohydrate ABC transporter permease, protein MKKSTKAAILSTLFMGLGQFYNREIIKGIIFSVFELIILIFTIPYFKHSIWGLITLGDKPLHFVNGIAQGDHSIILLIQGIISLLVIMLFILIYFINIKDAKNTAEIIQKGEEKRTFREFLKYIWDKYFPMFMLTPTILAVIFVTLLPIIFTFCIAFTNYSSPYHLPPKNLVDWVGLKNFRNLVRLKIWSSTFFGVAKWTIIWATLATITTYFGGLFLALLTNAKGIKFKRVWRSIFILPYAIPGFLSLLVMRLMFSGPGPINNLLAKFDIARISWLTDPTLAKIVILLVNMWLGSPYFMVLMSGILTNIPKDLYEAADIDGATNRQKFYKITLPMIFYQTAPYLILSFAYNFNNFNNIYLLTDGGPVNSAYKYAGHTDILVSWIYKLTLNQNQYHMAAVISIIIFFIVASISSYSFIKTKSFKEEDML, encoded by the coding sequence ATGAAAAAATCTACTAAAGCTGCAATATTATCTACTTTATTTATGGGATTAGGACAATTTTATAATAGAGAAATTATAAAAGGTATAATTTTTTCTGTATTTGAACTTATTATACTTATTTTTACTATTCCATATTTTAAACATTCTATTTGGGGACTAATTACTTTGGGAGATAAACCTTTACATTTTGTAAATGGTATAGCACAAGGGGATCATTCAATTATTTTATTAATACAAGGTATTATTTCTTTGTTAGTTATAATGTTGTTTATATTAATTTACTTTATAAATATAAAAGATGCTAAAAATACGGCAGAAATTATTCAAAAAGGAGAAGAAAAAAGAACATTTAGAGAGTTTTTGAAGTATATTTGGGATAAATATTTTCCTATGTTTATGCTTACACCGACTATTTTAGCAGTTATTTTTGTAACATTACTACCTATAATCTTTACTTTTTGTATTGCATTTACTAATTATTCAAGTCCATATCATTTACCGCCCAAAAATTTGGTAGATTGGGTAGGACTAAAAAACTTTCGGAATTTAGTTAGATTAAAAATTTGGAGTTCAACATTTTTTGGAGTAGCTAAATGGACAATTATTTGGGCAACTTTAGCAACTATTACGACATATTTTGGAGGATTATTTTTAGCATTATTGACTAATGCAAAAGGTATTAAATTTAAAAGAGTTTGGAGGAGTATATTTATACTACCATATGCTATACCTGGTTTTTTATCTTTATTAGTAATGCGTTTAATGTTTAGTGGACCCGGACCAATAAATAATTTATTAGCTAAGTTTGACATAGCTCGTATTTCTTGGCTTACAGACCCTACTTTAGCTAAAATTGTTATATTACTTGTAAATATGTGGTTAGGTTCGCCGTATTTTATGGTATTGATGTCTGGTATTTTGACTAATATTCCTAAAGATTTATATGAAGCTGCGGATATAGATGGAGCTACAAACAGACAAAAATTTTATAAAATAACTTTGCCAATGATATTTTATCAGACAGCACCTTATTTAATACTATCTTTTGCCTATAATTTTAACAATTTTAATAATATATACTTGTTAACGGATGGAGGACCTGTAAATTCTGCATATAAATATGCAGGTCATACTGATATTTTAGTTTCGTGGATTTATAAATTAACTTTAAATCAAAATCAATATCATATGGCTGCAGTAATATCAATAATAATATTTTTTATAGTGGCTAGTATTTCATCATATAGTTTTATAAAAACGAAATCTTTTAAAGAGGAGGACATGTTATAA
- a CDS encoding sugar ABC transporter permease, with protein MILSAEKKIADNSRKISKYLSKIILYAILLILAFVVLAPVIWIVGSSLNPGNSLYGSTLIPKNPTLIHYKELFTKTKFVIWYLNTLKIATINMILSVVFTTITAYVFSRFKFKGKKMGLVSMLILQMFPSFLSMTAIYVLLMQIGLLNTHLGLILVYAGGQIPYNAWLVKGYFDGIPKSLDEAARIDGASNLTIFRKIILPIARPIITFIALTQFTAPWMDYILPRLILRSADKKTLAMALYEMVTGQQNTKFTMFAAGSILVAIPITLLFIYLQKHIVEGLSSGATKS; from the coding sequence ATGATTTTATCAGCAGAAAAAAAAATAGCAGATAATAGTCGTAAAATATCAAAGTATTTGTCAAAAATTATATTATATGCTATTTTACTGATTTTAGCGTTTGTTGTACTTGCACCAGTTATATGGATAGTAGGTTCATCGTTAAATCCTGGAAATAGTTTATATGGTTCTACTTTAATACCTAAAAATCCAACTTTGATACATTATAAAGAATTATTTACAAAGACAAAATTTGTAATATGGTATTTAAATACTTTGAAAATTGCAACAATAAATATGATATTATCAGTTGTATTCACTACTATAACAGCTTATGTATTTTCAAGGTTTAAATTTAAAGGTAAAAAAATGGGATTAGTAAGTATGCTTATTTTGCAGATGTTTCCAAGCTTTTTATCTATGACTGCTATATATGTACTGTTAATGCAAATAGGTCTTTTAAACACTCATTTAGGCTTAATACTTGTATATGCTGGTGGACAAATACCCTATAATGCTTGGCTGGTTAAAGGGTATTTTGATGGTATACCAAAGAGTTTAGATGAAGCTGCTAGAATAGATGGAGCTTCAAACTTGACTATATTTAGAAAAATTATTTTGCCAATAGCAAGACCAATAATTACTTTTATTGCATTAACTCAGTTTACTGCACCTTGGATGGATTATATTCTGCCAAGATTAATATTAAGAAGTGCTGATAAAAAGACTTTGGCTATGGCTCTATATGAAATGGTAACTGGACAACAAAATACTAAATTTACTATGTTTGCAGCAGGTTCTATATTAGTTGCTATACCAATAACTTTATTGTTTATTTATTTACAAAAACATATAGTAGAAGGTTTATCATCTGGAGCTACAAAGAGTTAA